The Vespa velutina chromosome 4, iVesVel2.1, whole genome shotgun sequence genome has a window encoding:
- the LOC124948873 gene encoding uncharacterized protein LOC124948873 has product MSSTCENSCPWKDYLEDTINRFASYLTDFLPSNFGLTLDSTSTVIFGNEPFQRFSEFFQELIALLSFDEFQLQLLKIFLFILTSTIALICIAWHVYGLRISEQFMNPSGLPGYYGKSSE; this is encoded by the exons ATGAGCAGTACATGCGAAAATTCGTGTCCGTGGAAGGACTACCTGGAAGATACAATCAATAGATTTGCTTCTTATTTAACGGATTTTCTTCCATCGAATTTCGGCCTAACCCTCGATTCGACTAGTACTGTTATCTTTGGCAATGAGCCCTTTCAAAGATTTTCTGAATTTTTTCAAGAGTTAATAGCCTTGTTATCATTTGATGAATTTCAACTTCAATTACTtaagatttttctatttatacttACTAGTACAATTGCTCTAATTTGTATTGCCTGGCATGTATACGGTTTAAGAATATCAGAACAATTTATGAATCCAA gTGGTCTACCTGGATATTATGGGAAATCCTCAGaatag
- the LOC124948562 gene encoding pre-mRNA-splicing factor CWC25 homolog, producing the protein MGGGDLNLKKSWHPSTMKNMEKVWKAEQEKNQEKKRIAELKREIAMERDREDMTKYAMEQGVIEKKDDKKLDWMYKGPNEMVNREEYLLGRPIDKSFEQVAQAQKDTDLNRAPKNHVEYECIPPSLRFFSGNEQVDLARKMQEDPLYAIKKKEMETRSQLLKNPVKLKKIKELLEQQTKKKETKKKSKKKKSTNNTDNSDDETELDNLLAAKYKQLKDKISEKHLMKSMKKIKHKKRKKSKKVSSDSESDSNSESDSDNESSNSDSDSNSTSSSSTNELVKRKKRKRSHKKRSSSNDSGTMHRKRNKKKDNEKKEKHIKSTTYKSDEEDGKKLLNRSSNAYHTKSDRTFKKEKEYQYRRNTVHREDSSYKDNENNKKRYKERPSVEKYFNESHKRKSHHFSYNIPQKRINEDRKTEQKWVPKKKLSEEEKEKRRQEMMENATWRNKERERNIKQYHEEERKELSNEKIYNRDFIRKQLVAAAEVGTVASRIKSNINNIQRSCRAMDTNFAKR; encoded by the exons atgggTGGTGGAGATCTG aatttgaagaaatcatGGCATCCATCTACTATGAAGAATATGGAAAAAGTATGGAAAGCCgaacaagaaaagaatcaagagaaaaaaagaatagcagaattaaagagagaaatagcaatggaaagagacagagaagacATGACAAAATATGCTATGGAGCAAGgtgttatagaaaaaaaagatgataaaaaattagattgGATGTACAAAGGTCCAAACGAAATGGTAAATAGAGAAGAATATTTACTTGGTCGTCCAATTGACAAATCTTTTGAACAAGTAGCACAAGCACAAAAAGATACAGATTTAAATCGCGCACCAAAAAATCACGTCGAATATG aATGTATACCACCttctttacgttttttttctgGAAACGAGCAAGTTGATCTAGCAAGAAAGATGCAAGAAGATCCATTGTAtgctataaaaaagaaagaaatggaaacaAGAAGTCAGTTGTTAAAAAATCCAgtcaagttaaaaaaaattaaagagttG CTAGaacaacaaacaaagaaaaaagagacaaagaaaaaaagcaagaagaagaaatcaacGAATAATACGGATAATAGTGATGACGAAACTGAATTGGATAATTTATTAGCTGCAAAATACAAACAACTGAAGGATAAAATTAGTGAAAAACATTTGATGAAgtctatgaaaaaaattaagcataagaaaaggaaaaagtctAAGAAAGTCAGTAGCGATTCTGAAAGTGACAGTAACAGTGAAAGTGATAGCGATAACGAAAGCAGTAATAGTGACAGTGATAGTAATAGTACtagcagtagtagtactaACGAATTAGTTAAACGtaagaaacgaaaacgaagTCACAAAAAGAGGAGCAGTAGTAATGACAGTGGAACAAtgcatagaaaaagaaacaaaaagaaagataatgaaaaaaaggagaaacataTAAAGTCAACTACATACAAAAGTGATGAAGAAGATGGCAAAAAATTACTTAATAGAAGTAGCAACGCATATCATACAAAATCGGATAGAacattcaaaaaagaaaaagaatatcagTATAGAAGAAATACAGTGCATAGAGAAGATAGCagttataaagataatgaaaacaataagaagagatataaagaaaggCCTTCAGTAGAGAAATactttaat GAAAgccataaaagaaaatcacatcacttttcttataatataccTCAAAAAAGGATTAATGAAGATAGGAAAACTGAACAGAAATGGGTTCCAAAAAAGAAGCTttcggaagaagaaaaggaaaaacgtagACAGGAAATGATGGAAAATGCAACATGGCGAAATAaagaacgagaacgaaatataaaacagtatcatgaagaagaaaggaaagaattatcaaacgaaaaaatatataatagagatTTTATTAG gAAGCAATTAGTTGCTGCAGCCGAAGTGGGTACAGTTGCATCAAGGattaaatctaatataaacaatatacaaCGTTCTTGCAGAGCAATGGATACAAATTTCGCGAAGCGATGA
- the LOC124948561 gene encoding probable phosphorylase b kinase regulatory subunit beta isoform X1, producing MASLNITSPNAKRFSQIRNVRQASIIDIDMDMFLKITNYEDTVKQLDIYYGIVKRQLLRYQSCITGLFPQITTDKVIGSIRESIYCAAAIWSLYQAYRRIDDDRGKSYELGQSAIKCMRGILECWMKQSSRVELFKRNQSNRFALHCKFHLNTGDEILQDTDYHHLQIDIVSLYLIFLVQMISSGLQIIYTQDEVAFIQNLVYYVERAYRTPDFGMWERGSRYNDGTPEIHASSIGIAKSALEAINGCNLFGEKGASWSVIYVDIDAHNRNRSIFETMLPRESSSKSVDAALLPTISFPAFATHEEVLYNETKLNIIRRLKGNYGFKRFGRDGYKTVLEDKQRRYYKSGEIKEFDNVECEWPLFYIFMIIDGVFKTLPEQVEEYQNLLKCRIYKDLHGDPVIPMYYYVPEENLENERNDPGSVYRIPSDEGRGYRHSTDADASPMYLWNQAMFIISQLLTAGLLHINELDPIRRYLPSYNRPRRAGRYSAFQAKPTIGTHADLVVQIVLIAESMRLQAMMATYGIQTQTPHEVEPVQILSSTQLIKVYQKLGVNKKLHLQGRPVRPIGSLGTSKVYRVCGMTVLCYPLIFEVSEFYLYRDMALLIDDIKTELQFVGKYWRLSGRPTVCLLIREEHMRDPQFKEMLDLFAMLKKGYCDKTKVRIGRLQNLISSSCIEHLDFVNSMETDLELTQFKQLQHDYIGYQSLTDVPRALTYSEDIKNYSYFMHEPLHNVLNEIRNCDGLYVKCQLYGVLLKREGINYEINGTTVGDYLRTLYQQAGCLRYWMAVRYCSSLLNHTVDSISPFITGVLVKGKQITVGVIGYEETVFDKPMTPAEIQSVMYSTIQPHNVIQAVLQQEVLLYCGRLIGTNPEMFKGILKIRIGWVLEAMKLYLEMFVKNPEPIENYSPYQIRQFLIKVLTVKNWASSEKLTVLGRRKIEGSLCRVPTHFYNQVWEVLMRCPGGICVNGRELPQQPTLSNMTRSELTFALLVESLLHHIQLPEYRQIIVELLNIVSIILLRNPELSFQKQLNLNKLVEDSFVMYSKDQNLERTDDFTPFFSAHYSVTTGYLARAVVNNVLTIGRVTTIMDAKDNFESREMCKIT from the exons atggcTTCTCTTAATATAACATCACCAAATGCAAAAAg ATTTTCTCAAATCAGAAATGTACGTCAAGCCAGTATCATTGATATTGATATGGATATGTTCCTTAAAATTACTAATTATGAGGATACAGTCAAACAgctagatatttattatggaattg TGAAACGACAATTACTTCGCTATCAAAGTTGTATAACTGGATTATTTCCACAAATTACAACTGATAAAGTAATTGGAAGTATACGTGAAAGTATTTATTGTGCTGCTGCAATATGGAGTTTATATCAAGCATATcg ACGTATAGATGACGATCGTGGAAAATCTTATGAACTTGGTCAATCAGCAATAAAATGTATGAGAGGTATTTTAGAATGTTGGATGAAACAATCATCGAGAGTAGAATTATTCAAACGCAATCAATCAAATCGTTTTGCTCTGCATTGCaagtttcatttaaatacTGGGGATGAAATCCTTCAAGATACAGATTATCATCATTTACaa atTGACATTGTGTCtctctatttaatatttttagtaCAAATGATTTCTTCAGGacttcaaattatatatactcaGGATGAAGTAGCTTTCATACAAAATCTTGTATATTATGTAGAAAGGGCATATAGAACTCCAGATTTTGGAATGTGGGAACGTGGAAGTCGTTATAACGATGGGACTCCTGAAATACATGCAAGTTCCATTGGTATAGCAAAAAGTGCTTTAGAAGCTATAAATGGTTGTAATTTGTTTGGTGAAAAAGGTGCTTCCTGGTCTGTGATATATGTTGATATCGATGCTCATAATCGTAATCGTAGTATTTTTGAAACAATGTTACCGCGAGAATCAAGTTCAAAG agTGTAGATGCTGCTTTGTTACCAACAATATCCTTCCCTGCTTTTGCTACACATGaagaagtattatataatgaaactaaattaaatataattcgtaGACTCAAGGGTAATTATGGATTTAAAAGATTTGGACGAGATGGCTATAAAACAGTGTTAGAAGACAAACAACGTCGTTATTACAAATCTGGTGAAATCAAA GAATTTGATAATGTTGAATGTGAATGGccacttttttatatttttatgataatcgATGGTGTTTTTAAAACGTTACCTGAACAAGTAGAagaatatcaaaatttattaaaatgcaGAATATATAAAGATCTTCATGGGg ATCCTGTAATACCTATGTACTATTATGTACCAGAAGAAAActtagaaaatgaaagaaatgatccTGGTAGTGTTTATCGGATACCTAGTGATGAAGGCAGAGGATATAGGCATTCTACAGATGCAGATGCATCACCAATGTATTTGTGGAATCAAGCAATGTTTATAATTTCACAATTATTGACTGCTGGTTTATTACATATCAATGAATTAGATCCTATTCGTCGCTATTTGCCTTCATATAATAGACCAAGAAGAGCTGGAAGATATTCTGCTTTTCAG GCAAAGCCCACCATT GGCACTCATGCTGATCTTGTAGTACAAATCGTTCTAATTGCGGAATCTATGAGATTACAAGCTATGATGGCAACATATGGTATTCAAACACAAACTCCACATGAAGTAGAACCAGTACAAATTTTATCTTCAACTCAATTGATAAAAGTCTATCAAAAGCTTggagtaaataagaaattacatCTTCAAGGACGTCCAGTTAGACCTATTGGTTCTCTAGGTACAAGTAAG GTGTATAGGGTGTGCGGTATGACGGTACTTTGTTATCCACTCATATTTGAAGTATCTGAATTTTATCTATACAGAGATATGGCTTTGTTAATTGATGATATTAAAACAGAACTTCAATTCGTCGGTAAATATTGGCGACTTTCTGGTCGTCCGACTGTATGTCTTCTAATAAGAGAAGAACATATGAG AGATCCACAATTTAAAGAAATGTTGGACTTATTTGCAATGTTAAAGAAAGGATATTGTGATAAAACAAAAGTACGCATTGGACGAttgcaaaatttaatttcatcctCTTGTATTG aaCATTTGGATTTTGTAAATTCTATGGAAACTGATCTTGAACTTACTCAATTCAAACAGTTACAACACGATTATATTGGTTATCAAAGTCTCACGGATGTTCCAAGAGCTTTGACTTATTccgaagatataaaaaattattcc taTTTTATGCACGAGCCTTTGCACAatgtattaaatgaaattcgcAATTGTGATGGATTATATGTAAAGTGTCAGCTTTATGGTGttctattaaaaagagaaggtaTCAATTATGAGATTAATGGAACAACAG tTGGTGATTATTTAAGAACACTATATCAGCAAGCAGGATGTCTTAGATATTGGATGGCTGTTCGTTATTGTAGCAGTTTATTAAATCACACTGTTGATAGTATAAGTCCTTTTATTACTGGTGTACTTGTTAAAGGGAAACAG aTAACTGTTGGAGTTATTGGCTATGAAGAAACTGTATTTGATAAACCTATGACACCTGCAGAAATTCAATCTGTTATGTATTCTACAATTCAACCTCACAATGTAATACAAGCTGTACTTCAACAGGAGGTATTATTGTATTGTGGTAGACTTATTGGAACAAATCCAGAAATGTTTaaaggaatattaaaaattcgtattgg GTGGGTTTTGGAAGCAATGAAGCTTTATTTGGAAATGTTTGTAAAAAATCCTGAGCCAATTGAAAACTATAGCCCCTATCAAATTAGACAGTTCCTGATTAAAGTATTGACTGTTAAGAATTGGGCCAGTTCAGAAAA GCTTACTGTACTTGGACGAAGGAAAATTGAAGGAAGTTTATGTAGAGTACCTACACACTTTTATAATCAAGTATGGGAAGTTTTAATGCGTTGTCCTGGAGGTATATGTGTTAATGGACGCGAATTGCCACAGCAACCAACGCTTTCTAACATGACACGATCAGAGTTAACTTTTGCTTTGCTCGTAGAATCTCTCCTTCATCATATACAATTACCGGAATATCGTCAAATTATAGTAGag TTGCTTAATAtagtatcaataattttattaagaaatccAGAGCTTAGTTTCcaaaaacaattaaatctaaataaaCTTGTTGAGGATAGCTTTGTTATGTATTCCAAG gaTCAAAATTTAGAGAGAACAGACGACTTCACACCATTCTTTTCTGCGCATTATTCGGTAACTACTGGTTACCTGGCTAGAGCAGTCGTAAATAATGTTCTTACGATTGGTCGTGTAACTACTATCATGGATGCGAAAGATAATTTTGAATCTCGTGAAATGTgcaaaattacataa
- the LOC124948561 gene encoding probable phosphorylase b kinase regulatory subunit beta isoform X2 — protein sequence MASLNITSPNAKRFSQIRNVRQASIIDIDMDMFLKITNYEDTVKQLDIYYGIVKRQLLRYQSCITGLFPQITTDKVIGSIRESIYCAAAIWSLYQAYRRIDDDRGKSYELGQSAIKCMRGILECWMKQSSRVELFKRNQSNRFALHCKFHLNTGDEILQDTDYHHLQIDIVSLYLIFLVQMISSGLQIIYTQDEVAFIQNLVYYVERAYRTPDFGMWERGSRYNDGTPEIHASSIGIAKSALEAINGCNLFGEKGASWSVIYVDIDAHNRNRSIFETMLPRESSSKSVDAALLPTISFPAFATHEEVLYNETKLNIIRRLKGNYGFKRFGRDGYKTVLEDKQRRYYKSGEIKEFDNVECEWPLFYIFMIIDGVFKTLPEQVEEYQNLLKCRIYKDLHGDPVIPMYYYVPEENLENERNDPGSVYRIPSDEGRGYRHSTDADASPMYLWNQAMFIISQLLTAGLLHINELDPIRRYLPSYNRPRRAGRYSAFQGTHADLVVQIVLIAESMRLQAMMATYGIQTQTPHEVEPVQILSSTQLIKVYQKLGVNKKLHLQGRPVRPIGSLGTSKVYRVCGMTVLCYPLIFEVSEFYLYRDMALLIDDIKTELQFVGKYWRLSGRPTVCLLIREEHMRDPQFKEMLDLFAMLKKGYCDKTKVRIGRLQNLISSSCIEHLDFVNSMETDLELTQFKQLQHDYIGYQSLTDVPRALTYSEDIKNYSYFMHEPLHNVLNEIRNCDGLYVKCQLYGVLLKREGINYEINGTTVGDYLRTLYQQAGCLRYWMAVRYCSSLLNHTVDSISPFITGVLVKGKQITVGVIGYEETVFDKPMTPAEIQSVMYSTIQPHNVIQAVLQQEVLLYCGRLIGTNPEMFKGILKIRIGWVLEAMKLYLEMFVKNPEPIENYSPYQIRQFLIKVLTVKNWASSEKLTVLGRRKIEGSLCRVPTHFYNQVWEVLMRCPGGICVNGRELPQQPTLSNMTRSELTFALLVESLLHHIQLPEYRQIIVELLNIVSIILLRNPELSFQKQLNLNKLVEDSFVMYSKDQNLERTDDFTPFFSAHYSVTTGYLARAVVNNVLTIGRVTTIMDAKDNFESREMCKIT from the exons atggcTTCTCTTAATATAACATCACCAAATGCAAAAAg ATTTTCTCAAATCAGAAATGTACGTCAAGCCAGTATCATTGATATTGATATGGATATGTTCCTTAAAATTACTAATTATGAGGATACAGTCAAACAgctagatatttattatggaattg TGAAACGACAATTACTTCGCTATCAAAGTTGTATAACTGGATTATTTCCACAAATTACAACTGATAAAGTAATTGGAAGTATACGTGAAAGTATTTATTGTGCTGCTGCAATATGGAGTTTATATCAAGCATATcg ACGTATAGATGACGATCGTGGAAAATCTTATGAACTTGGTCAATCAGCAATAAAATGTATGAGAGGTATTTTAGAATGTTGGATGAAACAATCATCGAGAGTAGAATTATTCAAACGCAATCAATCAAATCGTTTTGCTCTGCATTGCaagtttcatttaaatacTGGGGATGAAATCCTTCAAGATACAGATTATCATCATTTACaa atTGACATTGTGTCtctctatttaatatttttagtaCAAATGATTTCTTCAGGacttcaaattatatatactcaGGATGAAGTAGCTTTCATACAAAATCTTGTATATTATGTAGAAAGGGCATATAGAACTCCAGATTTTGGAATGTGGGAACGTGGAAGTCGTTATAACGATGGGACTCCTGAAATACATGCAAGTTCCATTGGTATAGCAAAAAGTGCTTTAGAAGCTATAAATGGTTGTAATTTGTTTGGTGAAAAAGGTGCTTCCTGGTCTGTGATATATGTTGATATCGATGCTCATAATCGTAATCGTAGTATTTTTGAAACAATGTTACCGCGAGAATCAAGTTCAAAG agTGTAGATGCTGCTTTGTTACCAACAATATCCTTCCCTGCTTTTGCTACACATGaagaagtattatataatgaaactaaattaaatataattcgtaGACTCAAGGGTAATTATGGATTTAAAAGATTTGGACGAGATGGCTATAAAACAGTGTTAGAAGACAAACAACGTCGTTATTACAAATCTGGTGAAATCAAA GAATTTGATAATGTTGAATGTGAATGGccacttttttatatttttatgataatcgATGGTGTTTTTAAAACGTTACCTGAACAAGTAGAagaatatcaaaatttattaaaatgcaGAATATATAAAGATCTTCATGGGg ATCCTGTAATACCTATGTACTATTATGTACCAGAAGAAAActtagaaaatgaaagaaatgatccTGGTAGTGTTTATCGGATACCTAGTGATGAAGGCAGAGGATATAGGCATTCTACAGATGCAGATGCATCACCAATGTATTTGTGGAATCAAGCAATGTTTATAATTTCACAATTATTGACTGCTGGTTTATTACATATCAATGAATTAGATCCTATTCGTCGCTATTTGCCTTCATATAATAGACCAAGAAGAGCTGGAAGATATTCTGCTTTTCAG GGCACTCATGCTGATCTTGTAGTACAAATCGTTCTAATTGCGGAATCTATGAGATTACAAGCTATGATGGCAACATATGGTATTCAAACACAAACTCCACATGAAGTAGAACCAGTACAAATTTTATCTTCAACTCAATTGATAAAAGTCTATCAAAAGCTTggagtaaataagaaattacatCTTCAAGGACGTCCAGTTAGACCTATTGGTTCTCTAGGTACAAGTAAG GTGTATAGGGTGTGCGGTATGACGGTACTTTGTTATCCACTCATATTTGAAGTATCTGAATTTTATCTATACAGAGATATGGCTTTGTTAATTGATGATATTAAAACAGAACTTCAATTCGTCGGTAAATATTGGCGACTTTCTGGTCGTCCGACTGTATGTCTTCTAATAAGAGAAGAACATATGAG AGATCCACAATTTAAAGAAATGTTGGACTTATTTGCAATGTTAAAGAAAGGATATTGTGATAAAACAAAAGTACGCATTGGACGAttgcaaaatttaatttcatcctCTTGTATTG aaCATTTGGATTTTGTAAATTCTATGGAAACTGATCTTGAACTTACTCAATTCAAACAGTTACAACACGATTATATTGGTTATCAAAGTCTCACGGATGTTCCAAGAGCTTTGACTTATTccgaagatataaaaaattattcc taTTTTATGCACGAGCCTTTGCACAatgtattaaatgaaattcgcAATTGTGATGGATTATATGTAAAGTGTCAGCTTTATGGTGttctattaaaaagagaaggtaTCAATTATGAGATTAATGGAACAACAG tTGGTGATTATTTAAGAACACTATATCAGCAAGCAGGATGTCTTAGATATTGGATGGCTGTTCGTTATTGTAGCAGTTTATTAAATCACACTGTTGATAGTATAAGTCCTTTTATTACTGGTGTACTTGTTAAAGGGAAACAG aTAACTGTTGGAGTTATTGGCTATGAAGAAACTGTATTTGATAAACCTATGACACCTGCAGAAATTCAATCTGTTATGTATTCTACAATTCAACCTCACAATGTAATACAAGCTGTACTTCAACAGGAGGTATTATTGTATTGTGGTAGACTTATTGGAACAAATCCAGAAATGTTTaaaggaatattaaaaattcgtattgg GTGGGTTTTGGAAGCAATGAAGCTTTATTTGGAAATGTTTGTAAAAAATCCTGAGCCAATTGAAAACTATAGCCCCTATCAAATTAGACAGTTCCTGATTAAAGTATTGACTGTTAAGAATTGGGCCAGTTCAGAAAA GCTTACTGTACTTGGACGAAGGAAAATTGAAGGAAGTTTATGTAGAGTACCTACACACTTTTATAATCAAGTATGGGAAGTTTTAATGCGTTGTCCTGGAGGTATATGTGTTAATGGACGCGAATTGCCACAGCAACCAACGCTTTCTAACATGACACGATCAGAGTTAACTTTTGCTTTGCTCGTAGAATCTCTCCTTCATCATATACAATTACCGGAATATCGTCAAATTATAGTAGag TTGCTTAATAtagtatcaataattttattaagaaatccAGAGCTTAGTTTCcaaaaacaattaaatctaaataaaCTTGTTGAGGATAGCTTTGTTATGTATTCCAAG gaTCAAAATTTAGAGAGAACAGACGACTTCACACCATTCTTTTCTGCGCATTATTCGGTAACTACTGGTTACCTGGCTAGAGCAGTCGTAAATAATGTTCTTACGATTGGTCGTGTAACTACTATCATGGATGCGAAAGATAATTTTGAATCTCGTGAAATGTgcaaaattacataa
- the LOC124948916 gene encoding translocation protein SEC62 produces the protein MVERRKGRKRKDEISSLDNEIAQDKPSKEEYAVAKWIRNNVPSKKTKFDRNHNVEYFTGTRAVDALLENSPWSKTRFETREQVTKFLDIMLRHKFFHRAKKVVISEEELCKIRGIKKKIKEPKEEKKFNEKEKEDLKENKDASNKDNEEKSDERKEIKKKSKVRLEMHMEQYFVDCNDAYVWIYEPIPVYYWFFGTLVVLGAIGLCLFPLWPLTIRQGVYYLSVAAAGLLVFILALTILRMIVFCLLWVPTLGRCHFWLLPNLIADVGFFASFWPLYQYEYYGASNESDKRGSKKKKKKDKDSDTEEAPSTSTEDRSNMEELPKDETNRIEEISNGNNKKVSVSESAEGSEGSEEGSESEKSNTGRDFVMV, from the exons ATGGTGGAACGTAGGAAAGGCAGAAAACGCAAAGAT GAAATTTCAAGTTTAGATAATGAAATTGCTCAGGATAAACcatcgaaagaagaatatgCTGTAGCCAAGTGGATTCGTAACAATGTACCTTCCAAAAAGACTAAATTTGACAGAAATCATAATGTTGAATATTTCACTGGTACTCGTGCAGTCGATGCACTATTGGAAAACTCACCCTGGAGCAAGACTAGATTCGAGACTCGAGAACAAGTTACAAAATTTCTTGACATTATGTTGAGGCACAAGTTTTTCCATAGAGCTAAAAAAGTAGTAATATCTGAAGAGGAGCTTTGTAAAATTCGTggtattaagaagaaaattaaagaaccaaaggaagagaaaaagtttaatgaaaaagaaaaagaagatctaaaggaaaataaggatgcatcaaataaagataatgaagagAAATCTgatgaacgaaaagaaattaagaagaaatcaAAA gTGCGACTTGAAATGCATATGGAACAATATTTCGTAGATTGTAATGATGCTTACGTTTGGATATACGAACCAATACCAGTTTATTATTGGTTTTTTGGTACCTTGGTAGTATTAGGAGCAATTGGACTTTGTTTATTCCCGTTATGGCCCCTAACTATTCGTCAGGGAGTATATTATTTAAGCGTTGCTGCTGCTGGATTGCTTGTATTCATCCTTGCATTAACTATTCTTAGAATGATCGTATTCTGTCTTCTTTGGGTACCTACTCTTGGCAGGTGTCATTTTTGGTTATTACCCAATTTGATAGCAGACGTTGGCTTCTTCGCATCATTCTGGCCATTATATCAg TATGAATATTATGGTGCTTCAAATGAAAGCGATAAAAGAggtagtaaaaagaaaaagaagaaggacaaaGATTCTGATACTGAAGAAGCCCCTAGTACGTCTAC cGAAGATAGATCTAATATGGAAGAATTACCAAAGGATGAGACAAACAGAATCGAAGAGATTTCTAATGGAAACAATAAGAAAGTTTCTGTTAGCGAATCAGCAGAAGGTTCTGAGGGTAGTGAAGAAGGTTCAGAAAGTGAAAAATCAAATACAGGTCGTGATTTTGTGATggtataa